From a region of the Lentilactobacillus curieae genome:
- a CDS encoding F0F1 ATP synthase subunit epsilon encodes MADNSVITVSIVTPDGKVYDHSADMLVVSTKAGQLGIMANHLPVIATLAVDETRVKYDDKEDSIAVNGGFLEFSNNTATIVADSAECSDDIDVARAESARKRAEQRIAEAQQAHDKDSLLRAQVALRRAVNRINTAKK; translated from the coding sequence TTGGCTGATAATTCAGTTATTACCGTTAGTATCGTTACTCCTGATGGAAAAGTGTATGATCATTCTGCAGACATGCTGGTTGTTTCAACCAAAGCAGGTCAGCTAGGTATCATGGCAAATCACTTGCCCGTCATTGCCACTTTAGCCGTAGATGAAACTAGGGTTAAATACGATGATAAGGAAGATTCAATTGCTGTGAATGGTGGTTTTTTGGAATTCTCCAATAATACTGCTACAATCGTTGCTGATAGTGCTGAATGCTCAGATGACATCGATGTTGCTCGTGCTGAGAGCGCACGTAAACGTGCAGAGCAAAGAATTGCCGAAGCCCAACAGGCTCACGACAAGGACTCGCTTCTCAGAGCTCAAGTTGCACTTAGAAGAGCGGTTAATCGAATTAATACTGCTAAGAAGTAG
- the atpD gene encoding F0F1 ATP synthase subunit beta, translating into MSTGKVVQVIGPVVDVEFSLDDKLPEINTALNIKESDEKTLVVEVALNLGDGVVRTIAMDGTDGLRRGMDVENTEASISVPVGKETLGRVFNVLGEPIDGGPEFGPDAKRWPIHREAPKYDELNPSTEILETGIKVIDLLEPYIRGGKVGLFGGAGVGKTVLIQELIHNIAQGHNGISVFTGVGERTREGNDMYFEMKGSGVLEKTAMVYGQMNEPPGARMRVALTGLTLAEYFRDEEGTDVLLFIDNIFRFTQAGSEVSALLGRIPSAVGYQPTLATEMGQLQERITSTKKGAITSIQAVYVPADDYTDPAPATTFAHLDATTNLERALTQQGIYPAVDPLASTSSALDPQIVGEEHYEVASEVQHVLQRYRELQDIISILGMDELSDDEKTIVNRARRIQFFLSQSFSVAEQFTGLPGKYVPVSETVRGFKEILEGKYDDVPEDAFRNCGPIEDVVENAKKMQKAASN; encoded by the coding sequence ATGAGTACTGGTAAAGTTGTACAAGTTATTGGACCAGTCGTTGACGTTGAATTCTCCTTGGACGATAAATTACCTGAAATCAACACTGCTTTGAACATCAAGGAAAGCGATGAAAAGACATTAGTTGTCGAAGTTGCTTTGAACTTGGGTGACGGAGTTGTTAGAACCATTGCCATGGACGGAACTGATGGTTTACGTCGTGGAATGGATGTTGAAAATACCGAAGCATCAATTAGTGTTCCGGTTGGTAAGGAAACTCTTGGTCGAGTTTTCAACGTTCTTGGTGAACCAATTGATGGTGGCCCAGAATTTGGCCCAGACGCTAAGCGTTGGCCAATTCACCGTGAAGCTCCAAAATATGATGAATTGAATCCATCAACCGAAATTCTTGAAACAGGAATTAAGGTTATTGACTTACTTGAACCATACATTCGTGGTGGTAAGGTTGGATTGTTCGGTGGTGCCGGTGTTGGTAAAACCGTTCTTATTCAAGAGTTGATTCACAACATTGCTCAAGGACACAATGGTATTTCTGTGTTTACAGGTGTTGGTGAAAGAACTCGTGAAGGTAACGATATGTACTTTGAAATGAAAGGCTCAGGAGTTCTTGAAAAAACTGCGATGGTTTATGGACAAATGAACGAACCTCCTGGTGCCCGTATGCGTGTTGCCTTAACTGGTTTAACACTTGCAGAGTACTTCCGTGATGAAGAAGGTACTGATGTGCTATTGTTCATCGATAACATCTTCCGATTCACTCAAGCTGGTTCAGAAGTTTCTGCCTTACTTGGCCGGATTCCTTCTGCCGTTGGTTACCAACCAACTTTGGCTACTGAAATGGGACAATTGCAAGAACGGATTACATCAACGAAGAAAGGTGCCATTACATCTATCCAAGCTGTTTATGTGCCTGCCGATGATTATACCGATCCTGCTCCTGCAACTACTTTCGCCCATTTGGATGCTACAACCAACTTGGAACGTGCCTTGACTCAACAAGGTATCTATCCAGCCGTTGACCCATTGGCATCAACTTCAAGTGCTTTGGATCCACAAATTGTTGGTGAAGAACATTACGAAGTTGCTAGTGAAGTTCAACACGTGTTGCAACGTTACCGTGAATTGCAAGATATTATCTCAATTCTTGGTATGGACGAATTGTCTGATGATGAAAAGACAATCGTTAACCGTGCACGTAGAATTCAATTCTTCTTGTCACAAAGTTTCTCTGTTGCTGAACAATTTACTGGACTTCCTGGTAAATATGTTCCAGTTTCAGAAACTGTTCGTGGCTTCAAGGAGATTCTTGAAGGTAAGTACGATGACGTTCCTGAAGATGCATTCCGTAACTGCGGACCAATCGAAGACGTTGTTGAAAATGCTAAGAAGATGCAAAAAGCAGCAAGCAATTAA
- a CDS encoding F0F1 ATP synthase subunit gamma, protein MGASLNDVKHRITSTKKTRQITNAMEMVSQSKLNQIQKHTTSYDQYASQVKSVVLHLAQSHFLDGLTKTSGHSADNDQSSTKRTAYMIITSDRGMVGSYNSNVIRETNQFIDKHSGNSENFQILAVGGNGADFYKKQGRNVSYEYRGVSDVPTFNEVREIVKTATKMYDDGAFDELYVCYEHFVNRLTSKFRAEKMLPIDSESFESEASQDIETKQLSAAYDVEPSEKEVLNVVLPQYSESLVYGAILDAKTSEHASSATAMKSASDNADDLISALELQYNRARQAAITTEITEITGGQEALSQ, encoded by the coding sequence ATGGGTGCTTCGTTAAACGATGTTAAACATCGGATCACTTCTACTAAGAAGACGCGTCAAATCACTAATGCCATGGAAATGGTTTCGCAGTCAAAGCTTAACCAAATCCAAAAGCACACGACTAGCTATGATCAATACGCAAGCCAGGTAAAATCGGTAGTTTTACATTTAGCTCAATCTCACTTTTTAGATGGATTGACTAAAACCTCTGGTCATTCAGCTGATAATGATCAATCTTCAACTAAGAGAACTGCTTACATGATTATTACTTCTGATCGCGGAATGGTTGGAAGCTACAATAGTAATGTAATTAGAGAGACAAACCAGTTCATTGACAAACATAGTGGCAATTCAGAAAACTTCCAAATCCTTGCCGTTGGTGGTAATGGAGCTGACTTCTACAAGAAGCAGGGAAGAAACGTATCATACGAATACCGTGGTGTAAGCGATGTTCCAACTTTTAACGAAGTTAGGGAAATTGTTAAGACTGCGACTAAGATGTATGATGACGGTGCTTTTGATGAACTTTATGTCTGTTACGAACACTTTGTTAACCGGTTGACATCTAAATTCAGAGCTGAAAAAATGCTCCCAATTGACAGTGAATCTTTTGAAAGTGAAGCTAGTCAAGATATTGAAACTAAGCAGTTATCTGCTGCTTATGATGTTGAACCATCAGAAAAAGAAGTTTTGAATGTAGTTTTGCCTCAATATTCTGAAAGTTTAGTTTATGGAGCTATTTTGGATGCTAAGACATCAGAGCACGCCTCAAGTGCCACTGCTATGAAGTCTGCATCCGATAATGCTGATGATTTGATCTCAGCACTTGAGCTTCAATATAACCGAGCTCGTCAGGCTGCAATTACTACTGAAATCACTGAAATTACTGGTGGTCAGGAAGCTCTTAGTCAATAG
- the atpA gene encoding F0F1 ATP synthase subunit alpha: MSIKAEEISALIKQQLEGYNNELDVQETGIVTYVGDGIARAHGLQNALSGELLDFGQGIFGMVQNLEANDVGITILGDDTNIREGDSVKRTGRIMEVPVGDELIGRVVNSIGEPVDGKGDIKADGHMPIERKAPGVMERQSVSEPLQTGMKAIDSLIPIGRGQRELIIGDRKTGKTSIAIDTILNQKDQNMICIYVAIGQKASTVRSSVSTLEKYGAMDYTIVVNAGPSEPASLLYIAPYAGATMGEYFMHKGKHVLIIYDDLSKQADAYRELSLILRRPPGREAYPGDIFYTHSRLLERAAKLSDELGGGSMTALPIVQTQAGDVSAYIPTNVISITDGQIFLDADSFYSGVRPAVDAGTSVSRVGGDAQIKAMKKVSGTLRLDLASYHELESFAQFGSDLDDATKAKLDRGARTVEVLKQPIHSPIPVEKQVVILYALTHGFLDKIEIEDVLRYQSELFDFLDQSHKDLLDNIAKTGQLPEEADMDAAIKDFEQTFQPTQKNDQSQAVSND, translated from the coding sequence ATGAGCATTAAAGCTGAGGAAATCAGTGCTCTTATCAAACAACAATTAGAGGGCTATAACAATGAGCTCGACGTTCAAGAAACAGGTATCGTTACTTATGTTGGTGATGGTATTGCGCGTGCTCACGGACTTCAAAATGCGTTGTCAGGAGAGTTGCTCGACTTCGGCCAAGGAATTTTCGGAATGGTTCAAAACTTGGAAGCCAACGATGTTGGTATTACTATTTTGGGTGATGATACCAATATTCGCGAAGGCGATTCCGTTAAAAGAACTGGTCGAATCATGGAAGTTCCCGTTGGGGACGAATTAATTGGTCGGGTTGTTAATTCAATCGGTGAACCAGTTGATGGTAAAGGGGATATTAAGGCAGACGGACACATGCCTATTGAGCGTAAAGCTCCAGGTGTTATGGAACGTCAATCAGTTTCTGAGCCTTTACAAACCGGTATGAAAGCCATCGATTCACTGATTCCTATTGGTCGTGGTCAACGTGAGTTAATCATCGGTGACCGTAAAACCGGTAAAACATCAATTGCTATTGATACGATCTTGAACCAAAAAGATCAAAATATGATTTGTATTTACGTTGCTATCGGACAAAAAGCATCAACTGTTCGTTCATCAGTAAGTACACTTGAAAAGTATGGCGCAATGGATTACACCATTGTTGTTAATGCCGGTCCTTCTGAACCAGCATCACTTCTATACATCGCACCTTATGCTGGTGCCACTATGGGTGAGTACTTCATGCATAAGGGTAAGCACGTTTTGATTATCTATGATGATTTATCAAAACAAGCCGATGCATACCGTGAATTATCACTTATTCTTCGTCGTCCTCCAGGACGTGAAGCATATCCTGGTGATATTTTCTATACTCATTCACGTTTGCTAGAACGTGCCGCTAAGTTATCTGACGAATTGGGTGGAGGTTCAATGACCGCCTTACCAATCGTTCAGACACAAGCTGGTGACGTTTCTGCTTATATTCCAACCAACGTTATTTCTATTACCGATGGTCAGATTTTCTTGGACGCTGACAGTTTCTACTCTGGTGTCCGTCCAGCCGTTGATGCCGGAACTTCTGTTTCTCGTGTTGGTGGAGATGCGCAAATCAAGGCAATGAAGAAGGTTTCAGGTACATTACGTCTTGACCTTGCTTCATACCATGAATTGGAATCATTTGCTCAATTTGGTTCTGACCTTGATGATGCTACAAAGGCTAAGTTGGATCGTGGTGCTAGAACTGTTGAAGTTCTAAAGCAACCTATCCACTCACCAATTCCTGTTGAAAAACAAGTTGTTATTTTGTACGCATTGACTCATGGTTTCTTGGACAAGATTGAAATTGAAGACGTTCTTCGTTATCAAAGCGAATTGTTCGACTTCTTAGATCAATCACACAAAGACTTGCTTGATAACATTGCTAAAACTGGTCAACTTCCAGAAGAAGCTGACATGGATGCCGCTATTAAAGATTTCGAGCAAACTTTCCAACCAACCCAAAAGAATGATCAATCTCAAGCTGTATCAAATGACTAG
- the atpH gene encoding ATP synthase F1 subunit delta, which produces MTDNITSAKKYAKAMLEVLKEQGKLDEEYSELVSVRQIFKENPSLASILESSQTNADQKQSLLKPILENGSDFLINLFNLIEEYQRYDEVTTIVDEFEKLYNKENSIVHADVTSATELDSDQQSKIADAFAKRVGAKKVVLDTKVDDSIIGGIVLRSEDMLIDGSVKARIEKVKELLLN; this is translated from the coding sequence ATGACAGATAATATAACTTCCGCAAAGAAATATGCAAAAGCAATGTTGGAAGTTCTCAAAGAACAAGGCAAGTTAGATGAAGAATATTCTGAACTTGTTTCAGTTCGCCAAATTTTTAAAGAGAACCCTTCATTAGCATCGATCTTGGAAAGTAGTCAAACAAATGCTGACCAAAAGCAATCATTGCTTAAGCCAATTTTGGAAAATGGGTCTGATTTTTTGATCAACCTATTTAATTTGATTGAAGAATATCAACGATATGATGAAGTCACTACCATTGTTGACGAGTTTGAAAAACTTTATAACAAGGAGAATTCAATTGTTCATGCAGACGTTACGTCAGCCACTGAACTGGATTCAGATCAACAATCTAAGATTGCTGATGCCTTTGCTAAAAGAGTTGGAGCTAAAAAGGTTGTTTTGGACACTAAAGTTGATGACAGCATTATCGGTGGAATTGTTTTACGTTCTGAAGATATGTTAATCGATGGCAGTGTTAAAGCTCGAATCGAAAAAGTTAAAGAATTGTTACTAAACTAG
- the atpF gene encoding F0F1 ATP synthase subunit B: protein MFSYSVVGTQLYVGDMLFIMISFLILMWLIKIVAWKPLTKMMQDRSDKIANDIDSAEKSRAEAADLAGKRQAELQNTREEASGIISQAKDSGQKQRDQIIDDARQDASNLKSAAEQDIERQRQEALANSKKDVASLSVEIASKIISKELNADDQKTLVDSYIEGLGKPNDR from the coding sequence ATGTTTTCGTATTCTGTAGTTGGAACACAGTTGTACGTTGGTGATATGCTTTTTATCATGATCAGTTTTCTTATCTTAATGTGGTTAATCAAGATTGTTGCTTGGAAACCACTTACTAAGATGATGCAAGATCGTTCAGATAAAATTGCAAATGATATTGATTCTGCTGAAAAGTCACGTGCAGAAGCTGCTGATTTGGCCGGTAAGCGTCAAGCAGAACTTCAAAACACTCGTGAAGAAGCAAGTGGAATTATCAGTCAAGCTAAGGACTCAGGTCAAAAGCAACGCGACCAGATCATTGATGATGCTCGTCAAGATGCCTCAAACCTTAAGAGTGCCGCTGAACAAGATATCGAACGACAACGGCAAGAAGCATTGGCAAACTCTAAGAAAGATGTGGCAAGTTTATCAGTTGAAATTGCTTCCAAGATCATTTCTAAAGAATTAAACGCTGACGACCAAAAGACTCTCGTTGATTCTTATATTGAAGGGTTGGGAAAGCCAAATGACAGATAA
- the atpE gene encoding F0F1 ATP synthase subunit C, which translates to MGAIAAGIAMAGAAIGAGVGNGLIISKMLDGMARQPELSGQLRTNMFIGVGLVEAMPIIAFVVALLVMNK; encoded by the coding sequence ATGGGAGCAATCGCTGCAGGTATTGCTATGGCTGGTGCCGCTATTGGTGCTGGTGTTGGTAACGGTCTTATTATTTCAAAAATGTTGGATGGTATGGCTCGTCAGCCAGAACTTTCAGGTCAATTACGTACGAACATGTTTATCGGTGTAGGTTTGGTTGAAGCTATGCCTATCATCGCCTTCGTTGTCGCTTTGTTGGTTATGAACAAGTAG
- the atpB gene encoding F0F1 ATP synthase subunit A, translated as MGQPTSTFQLLGLTFNVGNMISILIAFLIVLGIVFGLSRHLSLKPGKGQNVLEYAIDFTNGIVKGSIPGEMSKDLGLWAFTLFMFILVSNQLGLFIHVDVSGVTYVKSPTADPVITLTLSLLTLTFAQFMGIKVLGYKQHFSNYLKPFTPFIIVNIFEEFTNFLTLGLRLFGNIYAGEMLLTLISGMAVKGGPLMWVVSLPLELAWQGFSVFIGCIQAFIFVTLSTVYISRKIEIEE; from the coding sequence GTGGGACAACCTACTTCTACCTTTCAACTTTTAGGATTGACGTTTAATGTTGGAAACATGATTTCCATATTAATTGCATTTCTTATTGTGCTTGGGATAGTTTTTGGTTTGTCTAGACATTTAAGCCTTAAACCTGGAAAGGGTCAAAACGTTCTCGAGTATGCTATTGACTTTACGAACGGAATCGTTAAAGGATCCATTCCTGGCGAAATGAGCAAAGACTTGGGACTTTGGGCATTCACGCTGTTCATGTTCATCTTGGTTTCTAACCAACTTGGATTGTTCATACACGTTGATGTATCTGGAGTTACATACGTCAAAAGTCCGACTGCGGATCCAGTGATTACGCTGACACTTTCGCTGTTAACTTTGACCTTTGCCCAATTTATGGGGATTAAGGTTCTAGGATACAAGCAACATTTTTCAAACTATCTTAAACCATTTACGCCGTTTATTATCGTTAACATCTTCGAGGAGTTCACCAATTTCTTGACCTTGGGATTACGACTATTCGGTAACATCTATGCCGGTGAAATGCTATTAACGCTGATTTCCGGTATGGCGGTAAAGGGCGGTCCACTAATGTGGGTTGTTAGTTTACCACTCGAATTGGCTTGGCAAGGTTTCTCTGTATTTATCGGATGTATTCAAGCCTTTATCTTTGTAACATTATCAACTGTTTATATTTCTCGTAAAATTGAAATTGAGGAATAG
- the upp gene encoding uracil phosphoribosyltransferase, whose product MGKFQVMDHPLIQHKLTMIRNKDCGTKDFRQIVNEIATLMAFEVSRDMPLEDVDVQTPVAVAHAKQISGKKVAVVPILRAGIGMVDGILDLIPAAKVGHIGMYRDEETLEPHEYFVKLPSDIEQRQVFVVDPMLATGGSAIMAMDALKKRGASNIKFVCLVSAPEGVKALQDAHPDVDIYTAALDDHLNEDGYIIPGLGDAGDRLFGTK is encoded by the coding sequence TTGGGTAAGTTTCAAGTTATGGATCATCCGTTGATCCAACATAAATTAACAATGATTAGAAATAAGGATTGTGGGACAAAGGACTTTCGTCAAATCGTCAACGAAATTGCCACTTTGATGGCTTTTGAAGTTTCTCGAGACATGCCTTTAGAAGATGTCGATGTGCAAACTCCAGTCGCCGTTGCTCACGCTAAGCAAATTTCTGGTAAAAAGGTGGCAGTTGTTCCCATTCTTCGTGCCGGAATTGGTATGGTCGATGGAATTTTAGATTTGATTCCTGCTGCTAAGGTTGGTCACATTGGTATGTATCGTGATGAAGAAACTTTAGAGCCACACGAATACTTTGTAAAGCTACCTTCTGATATCGAACAACGACAAGTGTTCGTTGTTGACCCAATGTTAGCTACTGGTGGTTCAGCCATCATGGCTATGGATGCTTTAAAGAAGCGTGGCGCAAGCAACATTAAGTTTGTTTGCCTGGTTTCTGCTCCTGAAGGAGTTAAAGCTCTTCAAGATGCTCATCCTGATGTGGATATTTATACCGCTGCATTGGATGATCATTTAAACGAAGATGGTTACATTATTCCTGGTCTGGGGGATGCTGGGGACCGACTTTTTGGGACTAAATAA
- the glyA gene encoding serine hydroxymethyltransferase, which yields MNYDYKAKDHALWDAIGHEEDRQEHNIELIASENIVSNAVRAAQGSVLTNKYAEGYPGRRYYGGCEYIDVVEQLAIDRAKELFGAEYANVQPHSGSQANQATYAALLKPGDTILGMGLDAGGHLTHGAKVSFSGKLYDAHSYELDPETQLLDYDAIEKQAKEIQPKLIIAGASAYSRIIDWQRFRDIADSVGAYFMVDMAHIAGLVAAGLHPNPVEYADVVTTTTHKTLRGPRGGMILAKQEFAKKLNSAVFPGSQGGPLEHVIAGKAAAFYEDLQPEFKDYAKQIIKNAQAMAEVFQESDTVSVLTGGTDNHLMTLNLSNCGMNGAELQDTLDKVHITTNKEGIPNDPLPPSKTSGLRLGTPAVTTRGFDEEDCRQVAKLILQVISDPDNDDNLNDVAKQVRALTDKHPLD from the coding sequence TTGAATTACGATTACAAAGCAAAGGATCACGCGTTATGGGATGCAATTGGTCATGAAGAGGATCGTCAAGAACATAACATTGAATTGATTGCCTCAGAAAACATTGTTTCTAACGCCGTTCGTGCCGCCCAGGGTTCTGTATTAACTAACAAATATGCAGAAGGTTATCCGGGTCGTCGTTATTATGGTGGTTGTGAGTACATCGATGTTGTTGAGCAGTTAGCAATTGATCGGGCTAAAGAACTGTTTGGTGCTGAATACGCTAACGTGCAACCACACTCTGGCTCACAGGCAAACCAAGCTACTTACGCCGCACTGCTTAAACCAGGTGACACAATCTTGGGAATGGGCTTGGATGCTGGTGGTCATTTAACTCATGGTGCTAAAGTTAGCTTTTCAGGCAAGCTATATGATGCGCATTCCTATGAACTTGACCCAGAAACTCAATTACTTGACTATGATGCCATTGAAAAACAAGCAAAGGAAATTCAACCTAAATTAATTATTGCTGGTGCGTCAGCATACAGTAGAATTATTGATTGGCAACGTTTTAGAGACATTGCTGATTCTGTTGGTGCTTACTTCATGGTTGATATGGCTCACATTGCTGGATTGGTTGCTGCAGGCTTGCATCCAAATCCAGTTGAGTATGCTGACGTTGTTACCACAACTACTCATAAGACACTTCGTGGCCCTCGTGGGGGAATGATTTTAGCCAAGCAAGAATTTGCAAAGAAACTAAATTCTGCTGTATTCCCAGGAAGCCAAGGAGGACCATTGGAGCATGTGATTGCTGGTAAAGCAGCAGCATTCTATGAAGATTTACAACCAGAATTTAAAGATTACGCCAAACAAATTATTAAAAACGCTCAAGCAATGGCAGAAGTTTTCCAAGAATCAGATACAGTTTCTGTATTAACTGGGGGAACTGACAACCATTTGATGACCCTTAACTTATCAAATTGTGGAATGAATGGTGCAGAGTTACAAGACACTTTGGATAAAGTTCATATCACTACCAACAAAGAAGGAATTCCTAACGATCCATTGCCACCTTCGAAAACTAGTGGTCTGAGACTCGGAACTCCCGCAGTTACAACTAGGGGATTTGATGAAGAGGATTGTCGTCAAGTAGCCAAGTTGATTTTACAAGTCATTTCAGATCCTGATAACGATGACAACTTAAATGATGTTGCCAAGCAAGTGCGGGCATTAACTGACAAACATCCATTAGATTAA
- a CDS encoding L-threonylcarbamoyladenylate synthase, translating into METKILKPTQVNEAAKLINEGQLVSFPTETVYGLGADATNESAVKQVYQAKGRPSDNPLIVHVADVATVEKYVQPLSDSAKKLMAKFWPGSLTMIFKLKPNALSTAVTGGLDTAAFRCPRNQTTLDLIRISGKPMVGPSANTSGKPSPTTAQHVYHDLHGKIAAIMDDGPTEVGVESTVLDLSTKQPAILRPGAVTKEEIEEIIGVPVDDERHHVGATEVPKAPGMKYKHYAPNAQVYIVDPDDDWQEVNNWIKRNHPTDPIGVMAFSNVLKSVDWNPNVQLISLGENVNDASHNLFRELRDFDENPQYKIIFTQGVEPSGLGEAYMNRLNKSAGQMHFKQL; encoded by the coding sequence ATGGAAACAAAAATTTTAAAACCAACCCAAGTTAATGAGGCTGCCAAACTAATTAATGAAGGTCAGTTAGTTTCATTCCCTACTGAGACTGTTTATGGTTTGGGCGCTGATGCCACCAACGAGTCAGCTGTTAAGCAAGTGTATCAGGCTAAAGGTCGTCCGAGTGATAACCCGTTGATAGTGCACGTTGCTGACGTTGCCACGGTTGAAAAGTACGTCCAGCCATTGAGTGATTCTGCTAAAAAGCTTATGGCAAAGTTTTGGCCCGGTTCATTGACCATGATTTTTAAACTAAAGCCAAATGCATTGTCTACCGCTGTCACTGGTGGGTTGGATACTGCCGCTTTTAGATGCCCGAGAAATCAAACTACACTGGATTTGATTAGAATTTCCGGTAAACCGATGGTCGGACCATCTGCCAACACATCTGGTAAACCCAGTCCAACAACTGCTCAGCACGTTTATCATGATTTGCACGGAAAAATTGCGGCAATAATGGATGACGGCCCAACTGAGGTGGGAGTGGAGTCGACAGTGCTTGATCTGTCAACTAAGCAACCCGCTATTTTACGCCCTGGTGCTGTGACCAAGGAAGAGATTGAGGAAATCATCGGCGTTCCTGTTGATGATGAACGACATCATGTTGGAGCAACTGAAGTTCCTAAGGCTCCAGGGATGAAATATAAGCACTATGCTCCTAATGCACAGGTTTATATTGTTGATCCAGATGACGATTGGCAAGAAGTGAATAATTGGATAAAAAGGAATCATCCTACGGATCCGATTGGCGTAATGGCATTTTCAAACGTGTTAAAATCCGTTGATTGGAATCCGAACGTTCAGCTTATTTCACTAGGCGAAAACGTGAACGATGCCAGTCATAACCTGTTTCGTGAGCTTCGAGATTTTGATGAAAATCCACAATATAAAATTATTTTCACTCAAGGCGTTGAGCCGTCTGGGCTTGGCGAGGCATACATGAATCGATTGAATAAATCAGCTGGGCAAATGCATTTTAAGCAGTTATAA
- the prmC gene encoding peptide chain release factor N(5)-glutamine methyltransferase — MSKTYFEARKWASFALKANPEFNTLADVDFIMTHLLNLSKVQLLINNQAEMPAADLQLFENVVNEIVAGTPPQYAIGKADFYGMSLEVTPDVLIPRVETEEPVDWVLENTESRSNEPLKVLDIGTGSGAIALAVKQNRPEFNVSASDISVSALRVAQRNANKLGLNVQFIESDVFSNISEEYDVIVSNPPYISESERGVMGESVITHEPHLALFAEDDGLAIYKRIAAGLSTRLLQNGQAFFEIGYQQQQSVIDLFVAANPELSVTARHDVAGNQRMIKVAK; from the coding sequence ATGAGTAAGACTTACTTTGAAGCCCGTAAATGGGCTTCTTTTGCTTTAAAAGCAAATCCTGAATTTAATACATTAGCGGACGTTGACTTCATTATGACCCATTTGCTCAATCTCTCAAAGGTTCAACTGTTAATTAATAATCAGGCAGAGATGCCTGCTGCGGACTTACAGCTGTTTGAAAATGTGGTCAATGAAATTGTGGCAGGCACGCCACCACAGTATGCTATTGGCAAGGCTGATTTTTACGGAATGTCCCTTGAGGTTACACCAGACGTGCTAATCCCTAGGGTGGAAACCGAAGAGCCGGTTGACTGGGTGCTAGAAAACACTGAAAGTCGGTCAAACGAACCCCTTAAGGTGTTGGATATTGGCACGGGGAGTGGAGCAATTGCTTTGGCAGTTAAACAAAACCGCCCCGAGTTTAATGTGTCAGCATCTGACATTTCTGTTTCAGCACTTCGTGTCGCCCAAAGAAACGCAAACAAGTTGGGACTAAACGTGCAATTTATTGAGAGCGACGTGTTTTCAAACATCAGTGAAGAATATGACGTCATAGTTAGTAATCCTCCCTACATTTCTGAATCCGAGCGGGGTGTAATGGGTGAAAGTGTAATTACCCATGAACCCCATCTGGCATTATTTGCAGAAGATGATGGGTTGGCAATCTATAAACGGATTGCAGCGGGGTTAAGTACTCGCTTACTCCAAAATGGACAAGCGTTTTTCGAAATTGGGTATCAACAGCAGCAATCAGTTATTGATCTGTTTGTTGCTGCAAACCCTGAACTTTCGGTAACTGCCCGGCACGACGTTGCTGGAAACCAGCGAATGATAAAAGTAGCAAAGTGA